The following proteins come from a genomic window of Nostoc sp. TCL26-01:
- a CDS encoding J domain-containing protein, which translates to MSQTAVNQNGAKPQSSEPTYYSLLGLHPSASVIDIRRAYRELSKRYHPDTTELSAVVATRKFQQINEAYATLSNPERRSIYDRKIGYSRFGVIQPPPDLHRPTSYSYDYSKSAYLDASDRPLSSGEIFVLFILGLTFVGCLVLAVTISLIRGDTLFPTHLQQPISYLLQIVNPSC; encoded by the coding sequence GTGAGTCAAACAGCCGTGAATCAAAACGGTGCAAAGCCACAAAGTAGTGAACCCACATACTATTCCTTGCTGGGTTTGCATCCCTCAGCATCAGTTATCGACATCCGCCGTGCTTATCGGGAACTGAGCAAACGTTATCATCCTGATACCACGGAATTATCTGCTGTTGTTGCTACTCGCAAATTTCAGCAAATCAACGAAGCTTACGCCACCTTGAGTAATCCAGAAAGACGTTCTATCTACGATAGGAAAATTGGTTATTCTCGCTTTGGCGTAATTCAACCACCGCCTGACTTGCATCGTCCTACATCTTACAGTTACGATTACTCAAAATCAGCTTACCTCGATGCGAGCGATCGCCCCCTCTCATCAGGGGAAATTTTTGTTTTATTTATTTTGGGGTTAACTTTTGTTGGTTGTCTAGTACTAGCTGTAACTATCAGCCTCATTCGCGGTGATACACTTTTCCCAACACACCTACAACAACCAATTTCATATTTGTTACAAATAGTTAATCCAAGTTGCTAA
- a CDS encoding DUF3143 domain-containing protein, with product MTLVSADTPLYSHSLPQIEQWLKNQGCTQDEIQLHCWRVTRPNWQAELWLDVEQIVVRYIQAGENGQDIQRAFKYSLSREDIEQAVFSGP from the coding sequence ATGACTCTTGTTTCTGCTGATACTCCCTTATACAGTCATTCCTTACCACAAATTGAGCAATGGCTCAAAAACCAAGGTTGCACACAAGATGAAATACAATTGCACTGCTGGCGTGTAACTCGACCTAATTGGCAAGCTGAATTATGGCTTGATGTTGAACAGATTGTTGTTCGCTACATCCAAGCTGGAGAAAATGGACAGGATATTCAACGCGCTTTCAAATATTCCCTCAGTCGAGAAGATATTGAACAAGCAGTATTTTCGGGGCCGTGA
- a CDS encoding DUF4327 family protein — translation MSVNTVPSINYYSLDVIQDEARRLVQKGMVSRQQPIYTLCQYIPAREWVCVECELEKCDFLLRDRIGDLIGREEWDND, via the coding sequence ATGAGTGTGAATACGGTGCCTTCTATCAACTACTATTCTCTGGATGTAATTCAGGACGAAGCACGCCGACTAGTACAAAAAGGAATGGTCAGCAGACAACAGCCTATATACACACTCTGCCAATACATTCCTGCTAGAGAGTGGGTTTGTGTAGAGTGTGAGTTGGAAAAGTGTGACTTCTTGTTGCGCGATCGCATTGGTGACCTGATTGGTCGGGAAGAATGGGATAACGACTAA
- a CDS encoding type 1 glutamine amidotransferase has translation MTSQSLELVIGWLYPTLMSTYGDRGNVITIERRTQWRGYNVRVLPLDQNSTATDIKSVDVIVGGGAQDRQQEIVMRDLQGAKADAIREKIENGTPGVFTCGSPQLLGHYYEPAFGQRIEGLGILDLVSIHPGENTKRCIGNLVVEVTATRLAQDLAEMTGSKPYLVGFENHGGRTKLGKVEALGKVVYGLGNNGEDGTEGAFYQNAIATYSHGPLLPKNPFVADWLIQTALRLKYQQPIILQPLDDTLATQAREAMFNRLK, from the coding sequence ATGACTTCTCAATCATTAGAATTAGTTATCGGTTGGCTATATCCCACATTGATGAGTACCTATGGCGATCGCGGTAATGTGATTACTATCGAACGTCGCACTCAATGGCGGGGGTACAATGTGAGAGTATTGCCCCTAGACCAAAACTCTACAGCAACTGATATCAAATCTGTAGATGTAATCGTTGGTGGTGGCGCACAAGATCGTCAGCAAGAAATTGTCATGCGTGATTTGCAAGGTGCAAAAGCCGATGCTATCCGTGAGAAAATCGAAAATGGCACACCAGGAGTTTTTACCTGTGGTTCACCACAGTTACTAGGACATTATTACGAACCAGCCTTCGGACAGCGTATTGAAGGATTAGGCATACTTGATTTAGTTTCTATTCATCCTGGGGAAAATACTAAACGTTGTATTGGTAACTTAGTAGTAGAAGTTACAGCAACTCGTTTAGCACAAGATTTAGCAGAAATGACAGGTAGCAAACCTTATCTAGTAGGGTTTGAAAATCACGGTGGACGTACCAAATTAGGTAAGGTAGAAGCTTTAGGAAAAGTCGTGTATGGCTTAGGTAATAATGGCGAAGATGGTACAGAAGGCGCTTTTTATCAAAATGCGATCGCAACATATTCCCACGGCCCCCTGTTACCCAAAAATCCCTTCGTCGCTGACTGGTTAATTCAAACAGCCTTGCGCCTAAAGTATCAACAACCCATCATCTTGCAACCACTAGACGACACCCTAGCCACACAAGCCAGAGAAGCAATGTTTAATCGACTGAAATAA
- the rbfA gene encoding 30S ribosome-binding factor RbfA, whose amino-acid sequence MATNRRVSRVAELIKREVSQMLINGIKDDRVGTGMVSVTDVDVSGDLQHAKIYVSIYGTDEAKAETMAGLKSATGFVRSELGARVRLRRTPEVIFIEDRSIERGTKVLSLLNKLEYERSSIDDVPPADDVED is encoded by the coding sequence GAACTAATCAAGCGGGAAGTTAGCCAAATGCTAATCAACGGTATTAAAGATGATCGTGTTGGTACAGGAATGGTTAGTGTCACTGATGTAGATGTTTCTGGTGATTTACAACACGCCAAAATCTATGTCAGCATATATGGTACAGACGAAGCTAAAGCAGAAACAATGGCTGGGTTAAAATCAGCAACTGGTTTTGTGCGTAGCGAATTAGGGGCGCGAGTTAGGTTACGCCGCACTCCAGAAGTGATTTTTATCGAAGATCGTTCAATAGAACGGGGAACTAAAGTATTATCGCTTTTGAACAAACTGGAGTATGAGCGATCGTCTATTGATGATGTTCCGCCAGCTGATGATGTTGAGGATTAG